The DNA segment atatagtatgtcataaaataatataggatatcaaaaaagtcatagtatagcatgtcataaaataatgtagcatgtcataaaaataatataggatatcaaaaaaagtcagtgtactttgccattaaataataatatagtatgtcataatatattttataaaacaatatattgtcaaaaaagtcatagtataggaagtcataaaatatatcataaaatcatatagtatgtcaaaaaaataatatggTATGTCAAAATAACTCATAGCATAGGAGGTCATgaaataatagtatagtatgtcaaaattaatcatagtatagcatgtcagaaaaaatgtcatagtatacaATGCCATTAaattatagtatgtaaaaaagaaaaactgcatATTATGTTGTAAAATAATATTATGATGTCATGGTAAtaatattgtatgtcaaaacatattatattatgtcataaaaatgaatatagtatgtcaaaaaatgtagCGTTATTGCATAGAGCAGATTAATGATAATTTATGAATTAATGTCAAAATAGTTGTAAAATGCGAAAGAGAGTTGACACTCGGCTTCAGATATCCCACAACATTAGTTGTACTATTAGAATTCACCCTTATTTTCAATTTCGGATGCCATccaatgtggaaaaaaataggGAAAACTTCAGAATTTGATATTAATCAATCGAGTCTCTTAATCTCAGGGTCGCCACGGAGTTCTCGAACACTGATCCGAGTTgtttacacatacacacaaaatcaAGTAACAAGTTCtctataaaatgaaatgtttgactATACAACAGTACTACTAACagaaaataattgaataaaGGAAGGAATACAGTTAATACAACGACGAACATTTACGGACAGAAAGAAATTAAATGCGACTCTCTGAAATCTGATTGAATTTGATGTTTGCCtgtcaattcaatttattttgatattaatgCACCATTCAGCAGCAGAGTTTAAGAAGCACCAGGGAAGATTGTGAATCACCATTGTCTTTATTATCACATTTCAATGTTTACAGACTCCATGAAGTCCACGAAGAAGAACTTGGAGCCTTTCAGCCAGCACACTGATGAGGACCTGTGGAAGCTCTGGAGGAGGTTAGTATCTGATCAGCACACTgtggtagagtagagtagtacCCCACTCTGTGTTAAAGTGGGGTACTACTCCACTCTAACACGGAGTCAGGTAGTACTGCACTCTACTCTGCGGTAGAGTGGAGTAGCACCCCACacagattcaagccctttattgtcatcgtgcagtacaacgaaattagattgcgACAATCcaataggtgctaatgaaataatacaatataaaaattcaatatgtatattggtgagatgacagttttgccagattacatTAATCTCACAAAGCAGTTGTAAAAATGTGAGGTTTGTTTTGCGATTTTAACAGATTGGCGCAGTACACATCCGCGTTTGGGGAGCGACTACCAGAGGGACGGGACAGCTACGGAGAATGCTCCGTCGCCCCAGCGCTCGGTTCTCAGCGGAGACGAGAGGTCGGCATCGCAAGAGCCGAGGCTGCGGAGAAGGTAAGTCATTAAAACACCATACTGTGGAAAAGACTGCGAAGGACAAGATCCAGGAAGTCAAACAGGAAGCGGCGCTTAAGAGAGGAAGTAAACGTATCGATCGGAGCATTTGaatatttgatgttttgtttacttgtttatttgaCTTGTTTGCTGTAAAAATGTCATATAGTATATGATCTGTCACAGTTTTACGGTTGTGTCCGATGGTAGTTTTTCGCTGTCTTTTGGTGGTACTTTGATCAGTTTTTTTTTCGTAGTTCAATGGCTGATGGTAGTTTAATGCCAGATGGTACATAAATGGCTGATGGTAGTTTTTTCCAAGTCTTTTGTcctaatctttcttttttttggtttgtagtttgtttgtagttagtttgtttgttttctactAAGAATAAAGTGCCATATTCTAAGCCGGATGGTAGAATTCAGAGACTTGATTAAAGACTGCGCTTTAGTATTTTTGACAGGAAAGGCAGTATGCGGTAGGTAGGATTGGCGCTGTCGGCTGCAGGCCGAGTCGGTCAGGCTCAGAGAAGCGATTACTGACGGTTGAAATCTTATCGGTAAGCGTAAGGCGAACGTGTTTGGAGCGAGCAGACTAGAggtcggaggaggaggaataatGAGTCTGGGCCACTGATGTTTTGATCAATAGTGtttaaactggaggagaaagagagcgcAGCTGGTGCGGTAGTGGTGTTTTGTGGACAGATTTGAGGTTTCAGTCAGGGCTAGTACTTACTTCAGTTTGTTTATGTGCTATTGAGTTATAAAAAGCACAtagaattaataaataaaattcagtAAAACACCGTTTGCTTAATTGTTTTAAATGGGTTTTGTATTTCCTATTTATGTACAGAATATATAAACTGAATGTCTCAGTTTAACATTGTCTGCACATGTGCTCAGAAACACCAAAGAGACCATGCAGTGAGGTCCTGGCAGCCATCTCTGATTCAGCCATTTTGCTACTTGCATATTGCTAAGCCTTATCGGTTGTAATCTATGAAATTAAGTTGCCATCTTTGTGTGTCGGGTTAGATAAGAGTTAAGTTAGCACGCAAGAACTTTTCTCTGTGTGAAGCGTAACTAAACATGTCTACCCAAATCTCCTAACTACAAATAGTCACACACAAAAGGCAATAAACAGTATTTAATGTAATCAGTAAATGTACAGAGGTTAAACAGTCTCTCGCTTAGCCATCTGCTAATGCCGCGCTAAGGTAGGACCAGGTACTTTACCCAGTCCACGgaagaaaagtattttctcgGTTAACTGCCAGTTACATCTCTAGATGTCGGAGAGTTTTGGTTCAATCCTTTGTTTCTCCAGAGTTCACAGGTTGGCGCCAACTCGGTTTGTTCCTGCGTGCAAAGTGAGAGAGCAGACTAGGTTTCAGTTGTTAGCAGTAGGAATGTTTAAAAGTAAGTCTTTCACCTTAGAAGAAGTTCTTTGCGTCCATCCGTCGGTACTTCTGCTGGCGTCTTGCAGGTTATTTTGTTGCGAGGTTGAGAAGAGAAGATTCAGACAAAGGGCAGCCATGCGGTCCGGTCTAGGACGGACAGAGAAATGGGTATAGCGCAAGTTAGGCATGCAGCAAGAGAACAATACGGACAAAGGAGAATAAAAGCAGACAAACTTGTAGAAAATTGGGCACGGCGTCTTCTGCGCAGAGGTTAAGAGAAGAGACAGACAAAGGGTTTAGTCATTGCACATGAGAACTACATTGCGCCAAGCAGGAATTTCAAAAAAGATAGTCACTTGGGTCTTTTGAAGTTGTTTGCGCGGCCTCTTGCAGGTTCTTTTGGTCCGAGGGTGAGAAGAAAGGATTCAGACAAAGGGCAGCCATGAGGTTTGGTTCAGGATTGAAGGACTCTGCGAAAGACAGGCAAATGTTTGTAGCACATGTCAGGCAATAAAATGTTGAGAATGCAGGAAAACAAGACAATCCTGTAGAACTTGGGGCATAGCCCCGTGCCCTCGCCCTTTTCCTCAGACGCTCATTTTGCGAAGACCGAAGTTTGCAAAGACAGACCTTTGCCAGATTCGGTCTTTGCAAAATTCAGTCTTTGCAAAATGAGCGTCTGAGCAAACAAGCACGGCTATGCGCAACCCGACTGTTGCTTTCCGCTGTCGCTCCACAAACTCCCGGCTTATGCGCCTGAACTTGCCCCGAGACTGATTGCACAACAGCTGACCGCGCTTCTTCCAGATTGCAAACCGGCCAATCGCAGCGCTCAGAAACCAAACACACTGCTCAACTTGACAACGAGCCACTACCAATCACTAATCGCAGCAGGTGTGACTTACCTTCCTGTCCTCTAGTTCACAGCTTGTTCTGCTACTCTTTCATGCCGCCTCATGCAAACCGCATACTTAGCTCTTGGTTTCtctgtgtttaaatgtgcaccgcatcaaatgttttatgagccAACGCCACCGCAAGCAACATAGCTTCTTCAGTTGTActatgtgcaatgacaataaagttgaatttcATCTAAgccacttttttcaacatatgtGATGTATTTTTAGagcatactatgacatttttttcaacataaaatGAATGTACGTCGCTGTCTTTTTCATAACATACTATGCGATGACTTATATGGTGATAAACAAGTACTCTTTTCTAGAGTCTATGAGTAAGAGGACTCACCGGCATCCTGTCGCTGTATATGATGGTGTTGAGATGATGAGCACTTTTGatggtgaaaaaaataaaaggtcacATTGTGTGCAGTTCTGGTGCAGTATGCATAATTTTTCCCCTGCCAGTGAGGCGAGTTGTGTCAGCGGTACCTGGGGTCCGCGTTGGCCGTGGCCTCGTCGATGACCGGGATGCGGTTCTTCTTGAGGACTGCTGTGGACAGACGCGCCGTGGAGTCTGTAAACGGCACTGGGTCCTGGAAAAacgggagagggggggggactTTAATGTAGTTGAGTCTCCAGCTATTTTAACCTTTGTAATTGGTAAATTGTTTTGAGCTCAGGTTAATAGCCCTTATTCTGAAATAGGCCACAGTAAAGCAGTGTGgcagagaggagaaacagaCGTGCCGTGAGAGCCAAATCCCATCTGGTCCTTACTGAACGCTACTGTGTTTTTGTAACACCGCTGTGCAAATCAATTACAAAACTGTATTTCCTATTTATTTCGGCCACATTAACGTTATCGTGCACCTTTGAACTCGCAAACTCTGTTTGTAATTTgttataaaattaaaacaatcgTCAATGATGCATTTTCCAATCCAGAGGAGAGATCTCTCGTCACAGAGACCCAGCTCTTAGTCAGTTTAGTCGATGCAGACAATGATTGTTGCCAAAAGAGCGACACGTTTTTTGCTCATAAGGGCGGAAAAACAAGATATCTGTCAAAAACATCGAGCCAAAGCGTATCAGATACAGGTGGAGAAATGCACCGTTTTCAACAGACGTTTTCCTTCATCCCTAGTTGCCCGATTCACCCTCACATTATAGTTTATAATAGTGATTTGTTCAAAACATGACCGCTTCTTATACTAGAaatatttgtttcatttatttttattttacattttaattatcaCATTATCCGTGATTTGTTCTAAACAATACTGCTGCAGTTGCTACTCCAATGTTCATGCATATACATTATTTATGACAAAATAAAGCAATGTTAATCCTGTTAttaatttgtttcattttttctctaaaaacaacaaaaactgttCAGAGTACCGTTAAAGTACCGGATCAATAAGCAGTATTGGCAAGAGTAGGTAGTACCATTAAAATCTAAAGATACCCATcaatattaataattgattgattgattgatcgattGATCGATTGATCGATCGATTCATATTGAATCAACCTTTAGGTAAATATAACAATCGGAACCAAAACAACTTGATCGGGACATCCCCAGATTGTTTCCTCTGCGTGTGTGCGTTTTAACAGCCAATAAGAGGAGGTGAGTTGATGTTTACCTGAGGAATGATGGACATCTTCTGGCGCTGGTCGTGGAGGTCAGAACCCCGTCGATGTAGATCTTCCCCTGAGGTTCAGCCAGGCGGAACAGAGCTGAGACCAGAGAGCTTTTCCCAGCACCGGTTCACCCCACAATACCAACCTGAAGCACGGGAGAGAAGAATCTGGTTTAATATATTAGTTTAGGTTGAACGTGATGAATTCAGTCCTCTGAAGACTAACCTTCTCTTTGAGTCGGAACATTGCTTTCAGGTTCTGCAGCACTGGCGGTCCGTCGCCACCGTAGGACAAGCTGACAGGGTCGAAGGTCACCGGGCCTTTGCTGGGCCAATCGGGAGGAGGACGCTTCTGGGTTTCCCAGGGTGCTTCGCTCTCCAGTACTCCACCACGCTCTCCACTGACGTCATCTGAAGACAGGAAGGAGACAGGTTACTAATGTGACCGGGAGGTCAA comes from the Sebastes fasciatus isolate fSebFas1 chromosome 24, fSebFas1.pri, whole genome shotgun sequence genome and includes:
- the LOC141763030 gene encoding ATP-binding cassette sub-family C member 4-like, which produces MCLFFFCWRWMPAPFVPVAGQAECRGGEPDDVSGERGGVLESEAPWETQKRPPPDWPSKGPVTFDPVSLSYGGDGPPVLQNLKAMFRLKEKVGIVG